The following are encoded together in the Myxococcus virescens genome:
- the ddpX gene encoding D-alanyl-D-alanine dipeptidase, with product MTPRLGWGVVVALGLSSGPALANDAGTPKATAAPKAAASLVDATTVVPDLVVDLRYATADNFLKRKVYPDTARCLLLPESAERLKKAADVLRARGYRLKVYDCYRPRAVQYQMWEIMPVPGYVANPRTGSNHNRGGAVDLTLTTLEGQEVEMPTPFDTFTRAAHHGYEGGTEASRKHREILREAMEGVGFKRNRMEWWHYDLPDAKKRPVLDVPFSPP from the coding sequence GTGACGCCGCGCCTCGGCTGGGGCGTGGTGGTGGCGCTGGGCCTGTCGTCCGGGCCCGCGCTGGCCAACGACGCGGGAACGCCGAAGGCCACTGCGGCGCCGAAGGCCGCGGCCTCCCTGGTGGACGCCACCACGGTGGTGCCGGACCTGGTCGTGGACCTGCGCTACGCGACGGCGGACAACTTCTTGAAGCGGAAGGTGTACCCGGACACGGCGCGCTGCCTGCTGCTGCCCGAGTCGGCCGAGCGCCTGAAGAAGGCCGCGGACGTGCTGCGCGCCCGGGGCTACCGGCTGAAGGTGTACGACTGCTACCGGCCGCGCGCGGTGCAGTACCAGATGTGGGAAATCATGCCGGTGCCCGGCTACGTCGCCAACCCACGCACCGGCTCCAATCACAACCGGGGCGGGGCGGTGGACCTCACGCTGACGACGCTGGAGGGCCAGGAGGTGGAGATGCCCACCCCCTTCGACACCTTCACACGCGCCGCCCACCATGGGTACGAGGGCGGCACCGAGGCGTCGCGCAAGCACCGCGAAATCCTGCGCGAGGCCATGGAAGGCGTGGGCTTCAAGCGCAACCGCATGGAGTGGTGGCACTACGACCTGCCGGACGCGAAGAAGCGCCCCGTGCTGGACGTGCCCTTCTCCCCGCCATGA
- the queC gene encoding 7-cyano-7-deazaguanine synthase QueC — translation MVKRAVVLISGGLDSTTCLAMAKAKGFEPVCLAVAYGQRHAVELEQARKVAAAMGVTDFRVVSIDLRQVGGSALTADIEVPKDRPSDEMSHGIPVTYVPARNALFLSLALGLAEVVGSTDIYIGVNAVDYSGYPDCRPEFIRSFESMANLATKAGVEGARFTVHAPLSGLTKADIIREGVKLGVDYGLTHSCYDPDAQGRACGRCDSCVLRKKGFEEAGVPDPTRYAESA, via the coding sequence ATGGTGAAGCGCGCGGTGGTGTTGATTTCGGGCGGCCTGGATTCGACGACGTGCCTGGCCATGGCCAAGGCGAAGGGGTTCGAGCCCGTCTGTCTGGCAGTGGCCTACGGACAGCGGCACGCCGTGGAACTGGAGCAGGCGAGGAAGGTCGCCGCCGCCATGGGCGTGACGGACTTCCGGGTGGTGTCCATCGACCTGCGGCAGGTGGGCGGCTCCGCGCTGACGGCGGACATCGAGGTGCCCAAGGACCGGCCTTCGGATGAGATGAGCCACGGCATCCCCGTGACGTACGTGCCGGCGCGCAACGCGCTGTTCCTCTCGCTGGCGCTGGGGCTGGCGGAGGTGGTGGGCAGCACGGACATCTACATCGGCGTCAACGCGGTGGACTACAGCGGCTATCCGGACTGCCGCCCGGAGTTCATCCGTTCCTTTGAATCGATGGCCAACCTGGCCACCAAGGCGGGCGTGGAGGGCGCGCGCTTCACCGTGCACGCGCCGCTGTCCGGCCTGACGAAGGCGGACATCATCCGTGAAGGCGTGAAGCTGGGCGTGGACTACGGCCTGACGCACTCCTGTTACGACCCGGACGCCCAGGGCCGCGCCTGCGGGCGCTGTGACAGCTGCGTGCTGCGCAAGAAGGGCTTCGAGGAAGCTGGCGTGCCGGACCCCACGCGCTACGCGGAGTCCGCGTGA
- a CDS encoding flagellar hook-length control protein FliK translates to MATESDSPKPATALDARAAAPELRLLDRRAFVGFPALEVLPGLRISDFALQIPDVSFPFNVSAGATRYQRKKLHFGFLELSVDADLVTRRVAELAGRLAGIEDLRVHFRPGYLEGQGRLPAPEHTPFTFKVAFDADGERLAVYLYDVRLYGFSSTPSVQVPGLLSAAVGALALVPDVEVRGATGFSTRVLPALCQLAAVSRGYKMPTLDTARLSAAEVSSTGLRLRFSAGGLPPPSPPDEELLLALEGARAFADAEGLIAQGRLADARQAYLQAGDAQDAHPFAAERLLSLMVADPQAHDLALDVAATLQRRRDRSPASLWGEAVVRERRGEGARAAERYLALCALARRTSEEAAAFFAAEAAARCSRDTAPQVAVKALHELLGLKPDHLPSLKALARASDQARDRAGAVRAYRRLAALARDPAEAADAHVHLARLCAQTEDDIAGARLHCEAALRLAPDHPDALLLLGELCHRGGEHLRALKALDRLREVAMGRHELDRVGHADLMAGRVWDEGLKQPENALLRYREAVSLLPGEPEPLFAAARVAEGLGRLQEALAGYQQALELAGPAPRSEGVRHAAHASHHALARLYRTRLGDPARAREHLESALALDPRDAVALEELIPYFRATGRSQELAEALEKAAALQDAPGKRAAAWAEAGELYRGKLQQPEKAERLLLLALEADGDHRPALESLLALAEARRDGALLTRCLSSLARLATDLKERAQKYRRLAVAARDLAFDLDLAVHALQEVLRAEPDDLPALGELCALQRKRADMAGLADALEVRARVAEAQGDKRLAAAALRELAGVLEARLGRVGDALVALEKAARLAPDAAVLLDLADLSLRCERPEHARRALESLLSTLPRTAAPEKLADVRSRLGRACEMLGDREGAIAAYAQAFPLRRLDDALAARLEALYTEAGESQALAELWASRAQALMGADRAEEAAPLFLQSARALLERGENAAALMRLSAALEASPEGPLAAEVLESLAELELERGEKLEAARLYARRAALMPEARAGAKLLFRASLLAAGTSREEAFLADALERDASYAPARQRRGELRLPTDARAALEDFEAVLALPPADSDAPRESERVALTRKAATAAVRASRTDAARRLLAEYSARAPEDLDARVELASLHRKAGAREALADLLVELWPRLSGEPRRAARRELAELSLGLGRATTAVDALRSLRLEEPHDTWAAQSLLDLLPPPGTGTPEEETERLELLSTLVAAASGEARAELLARRAVLHRAAGRVSAARDDFSEAAKGSRRPASLLLALTELARESGDEAAELDVWRRAVSADASLATRARERLLALSATLVEKDERALAREALGAAIGLELSAAERCDAFFSLAELARRDGQPEDEAAALAEAALQGPAPRRVEALLARAALLESSGRMEDAGQSLEAALALAPRHAQATAALQRVLRTREDWAALAELLSTEAPHMAPAEAAAMYAELASLYLDRLSQPVPAEAALRQALRLSPSDAAVRRRLVSLVAERGELREAAALLETAAESATAQDAALLLREGAGYARGAHDLDKALKLARKAHALVPAQGPELASLAELLYLRGAVIEALPLQDALAAAADFRSAPEAAESTWLRLAELAEQTGETKRAVAAYRKLLVERPLCEAAVMRLAALLEKDDPRGAFEVRVTHAHALAPSEDTVQRLVELSARAREVLADAGVAASLLARAASLASEPLPLRRRLAALHRETGRTVELLAELRQVATLSLEAGDPDAALEAYQEEARLAVDLGRADDALRALADARDLLEARGQQSEAAACERYRAKLLRDVKLDPAGAEVALERAFALAVDLGTAKLGAALAERRDDAEAEARWLERALPLLDDAGEAAAVLLRLARLNLGVLSDVAKAEELLRSALRKDRALTEAEGLLEKLLESDGRLAELAAWYEECAEGEPDAARRAELFLRAAVLYRDRAGRPESAAAAFIAARGARPDDLELTAQAAELLHEVKRHADAAEFDAVLLEADPFREPVFARHLAFLEEAEDHQALAELMLRRAQRQEASGAAESYLSAARAFRAAGARERALLCEDQAFELSPASAEAFERVRERAAGDVRRLADLLSQRAAALSTPEALPLLRERASRLLDAGEALLAAEAFDEYLSLAGDDVDALSARAELAAKGGGPVAARPYDRRLLDVGGDALPVPVRTRTWLRLGHASLGAGAFHDAADAFEAVVALEPEGERGREALSLLAEVHSRTGNAPGLYRASLQLARHAEDAATAEVLYRRAADLFDDPKDAIDALLPLARLRPADASVIDRAVAGLHALGRHGDLLDVYASGAEAAGGRRAAELLLAAASVASSSLADEDAAWTLTQRAAEAAPEDLTALQALVTGLRQRGDSTRLLEALEQWVPRVEDADEAAVLRLELAALARDAGRVDVAREALEEVAARGASGAGYADALEALEPLLKDAPARRAEVQVARAELASGRERQVLLLAAARGFEAAGQLPEALKAAKDAASVEPDVDAALRVAHLYRASGEAPRAARALLQAARLAAPEERPPLLLEAAGLWEKAGEHGEALEVFERIATEASDMLAPSELAERFGRLGAFARALEVGFAPAMASGDLTDALAMAAQAGDAARTREALWALAALADADPAHASALADGLRAEGDAEGLLELAGLSAARDAAFAVALRDEVLRSAAASVLPRLRALEELAPEPGFAARLTLLLPTLEKLPEALAEAVLTQVRAQPGTVRVEALAMAADGWPSRRKALLRERYALELELGRYEACVRTLSQLAGEESDAVARAVLHLERGELLLSPLEQLPEAREAFEQALKDDPAQLHSLRHLLSLVDLGEEPAVFVSLVERLEQAAGAESGNTYRERLADAYEALGMVADAAAQLERLPETDERLARRARLAEERGLTGEALRLRERLTDEPAVLEAILRGYLDAQLVSPGARLAARLFEAGELSPEVTRMAAEHLSTVPEGVSLAVRIWPHLLREHPLDVDGWTLYAEALRALGRTEDSQRADGVGAALSSSDAAAPQAPVSTLPVPSGFEHPVPAGAVPVTAERLPRLAAALRPVLASLGAGSLQLVVDPVGGVEAYLASGDVLVLGAGALSCFGASELSYLCALALALGEDGVKLARPGPVPAMEAAAVAAFRAVPASLAAGRVLARLDAEVRGGDPAQVDVGAVLARGDTFRALALCVLDGV, encoded by the coding sequence ATGGCTACCGAAAGCGATTCTCCCAAGCCCGCCACGGCGCTGGATGCGCGCGCCGCCGCCCCCGAATTGCGCCTGCTGGACCGCAGGGCGTTCGTGGGTTTCCCGGCGCTGGAGGTCCTGCCGGGACTGCGCATCTCCGACTTCGCGCTCCAGATTCCGGACGTCAGCTTCCCCTTCAACGTCAGCGCCGGCGCCACGCGCTACCAGCGCAAGAAGCTGCACTTCGGCTTCCTCGAGCTGTCCGTCGACGCGGACCTGGTGACGCGCCGGGTGGCGGAGCTGGCCGGGCGTCTGGCCGGCATCGAGGACCTGCGCGTGCACTTCCGGCCCGGCTACCTCGAAGGCCAGGGACGGCTGCCCGCGCCGGAGCACACGCCCTTCACCTTCAAGGTGGCGTTCGACGCGGATGGGGAGCGGCTCGCCGTCTATCTCTACGACGTGCGCCTCTATGGCTTCTCCTCCACGCCATCCGTGCAGGTGCCGGGGCTCTTGTCCGCGGCCGTGGGCGCGCTGGCGCTGGTGCCGGATGTCGAGGTCCGCGGGGCCACGGGTTTCTCCACGCGCGTGCTGCCCGCGCTGTGCCAACTGGCGGCGGTGAGCCGCGGCTACAAGATGCCGACGCTGGACACCGCGCGCCTGTCGGCCGCAGAGGTCTCCAGCACGGGCCTGCGCCTGCGCTTCTCCGCGGGAGGACTGCCGCCGCCGTCGCCCCCGGACGAGGAGCTGCTGCTCGCACTGGAAGGCGCGCGCGCCTTCGCGGACGCCGAGGGCCTCATCGCGCAGGGCCGGCTGGCCGACGCGCGTCAGGCGTATCTCCAGGCCGGTGACGCGCAGGACGCGCACCCCTTCGCCGCCGAGCGGCTGCTGTCGCTGATGGTGGCGGACCCGCAGGCGCATGACCTGGCGCTGGACGTGGCGGCGACGCTGCAACGCCGCAGGGACCGCAGCCCCGCGTCGCTCTGGGGCGAGGCCGTGGTGCGCGAGCGCCGGGGGGAAGGTGCCCGCGCCGCCGAGCGCTACCTGGCGCTGTGCGCGCTCGCGCGCCGGACCTCGGAGGAGGCCGCGGCCTTCTTCGCCGCCGAGGCCGCCGCCCGCTGCTCGCGCGACACCGCGCCCCAGGTGGCGGTGAAGGCGCTGCACGAGCTGCTGGGGCTCAAGCCCGACCACCTGCCTTCGCTCAAGGCGCTGGCGCGTGCGTCCGACCAGGCCCGCGACAGGGCAGGCGCGGTGCGGGCCTATCGCCGGTTGGCGGCGCTCGCTCGCGACCCGGCCGAGGCCGCCGATGCGCACGTGCACCTGGCCCGGCTGTGCGCGCAGACGGAAGACGACATCGCCGGCGCGCGCCTGCACTGCGAGGCCGCGCTGCGGCTGGCGCCGGACCATCCAGACGCGCTGCTGCTGCTGGGCGAGCTGTGCCATCGCGGCGGCGAGCACCTGCGCGCGCTGAAGGCCCTGGACCGTCTGCGCGAGGTGGCCATGGGCCGCCACGAGCTGGACCGGGTGGGCCATGCCGACCTGATGGCCGGCCGCGTGTGGGACGAAGGACTGAAGCAGCCGGAGAACGCGCTGCTGCGCTACCGGGAGGCGGTGTCGCTGCTGCCCGGTGAGCCGGAGCCGCTGTTCGCCGCCGCCCGGGTGGCGGAGGGGCTGGGCCGGTTGCAGGAGGCGCTCGCGGGCTACCAGCAGGCGCTGGAGCTGGCGGGGCCGGCGCCGCGCTCGGAAGGGGTGCGGCACGCCGCGCACGCCAGCCACCACGCCCTGGCGCGGCTGTACCGCACGCGGCTGGGGGACCCGGCGCGCGCGCGGGAGCACCTGGAGTCCGCGCTGGCGTTGGACCCACGCGACGCGGTGGCGCTGGAGGAGCTGATTCCGTACTTCCGCGCCACCGGCCGCTCGCAGGAGCTGGCGGAGGCGCTGGAGAAGGCCGCGGCGCTCCAGGACGCCCCCGGCAAGCGCGCGGCGGCCTGGGCCGAGGCGGGCGAGCTGTACCGGGGCAAGCTGCAACAGCCCGAGAAGGCGGAGCGGCTGCTCCTGCTGGCGCTGGAGGCGGATGGCGACCACCGGCCCGCGCTGGAGTCGTTGCTGGCGCTGGCCGAGGCCCGGCGTGACGGCGCGCTGCTGACGCGGTGCCTGTCTTCACTGGCGCGGCTCGCCACGGACCTGAAGGAGCGCGCGCAGAAGTACCGCCGGCTCGCGGTGGCCGCGCGCGACCTGGCCTTCGATTTGGACCTGGCCGTTCACGCGCTCCAGGAAGTGCTGCGCGCCGAGCCGGATGACCTGCCCGCGCTGGGCGAGCTGTGCGCCTTGCAGCGCAAGCGCGCCGACATGGCGGGGCTCGCCGACGCGCTGGAGGTGCGCGCGCGGGTGGCCGAGGCGCAGGGCGACAAGCGGCTGGCCGCGGCGGCGCTGCGTGAGCTGGCCGGTGTGCTGGAGGCCCGGCTGGGCCGCGTGGGCGACGCGCTGGTGGCGCTGGAGAAGGCCGCGCGGCTGGCGCCGGACGCCGCGGTGCTGCTGGACCTGGCGGACCTGTCGCTGCGCTGCGAGCGCCCCGAGCATGCGCGGCGCGCGCTGGAGAGCCTGCTGTCCACGCTGCCTCGCACGGCGGCGCCGGAGAAGCTGGCGGACGTGCGTTCCCGGTTGGGGCGCGCGTGCGAGATGCTGGGTGACCGCGAAGGCGCCATCGCCGCCTACGCGCAGGCCTTCCCGCTGCGCCGGCTGGATGATGCCCTGGCCGCGCGCCTGGAAGCGCTCTACACGGAGGCCGGGGAGTCGCAGGCGCTGGCCGAGCTGTGGGCCAGCCGCGCCCAGGCGCTGATGGGCGCCGACCGCGCCGAGGAGGCCGCGCCGCTGTTCCTCCAGAGCGCTCGCGCGCTGCTCGAGCGAGGCGAGAACGCCGCGGCGCTGATGCGCCTGTCGGCCGCGCTGGAGGCGAGCCCCGAGGGCCCGCTGGCCGCCGAGGTGTTGGAGTCGCTGGCCGAGCTGGAGCTGGAGCGCGGCGAGAAGCTGGAGGCCGCGCGCCTGTACGCGCGCCGCGCCGCGCTGATGCCCGAGGCCCGCGCTGGCGCGAAGCTGTTGTTCCGCGCCTCGCTGCTCGCCGCGGGGACCAGCCGCGAGGAGGCCTTCCTCGCCGACGCCCTGGAGCGTGACGCGAGCTACGCGCCCGCGCGCCAGCGCCGGGGAGAGCTGCGCCTGCCCACGGATGCACGCGCCGCGCTGGAGGACTTCGAGGCGGTGCTGGCCCTGCCGCCCGCGGACAGCGATGCGCCGCGTGAGAGCGAGCGCGTGGCCCTGACGCGCAAGGCCGCCACCGCCGCGGTGCGCGCGAGCCGCACGGATGCCGCCCGCCGCCTGCTGGCCGAGTACAGCGCCCGCGCGCCGGAAGACCTGGACGCCCGGGTGGAGCTGGCGTCGCTGCACCGCAAGGCGGGTGCACGCGAGGCCCTGGCGGACCTGCTGGTGGAGTTGTGGCCGCGCCTGTCCGGCGAGCCCCGCCGCGCCGCTCGCCGCGAGCTGGCGGAGCTTTCGCTGGGCCTGGGGCGCGCCACCACCGCGGTGGACGCGCTGCGCAGCCTGCGCCTGGAGGAGCCGCACGACACCTGGGCGGCGCAGTCGCTGCTGGACCTGCTGCCTCCGCCCGGCACCGGCACGCCGGAAGAGGAGACGGAGCGGCTGGAGTTGCTGAGCACGCTCGTGGCCGCCGCCTCGGGCGAGGCGCGCGCGGAGTTGCTGGCCCGTCGCGCCGTGCTTCACCGCGCCGCGGGCCGGGTGTCCGCCGCGCGCGACGACTTCTCGGAGGCCGCGAAGGGTTCTCGTCGTCCCGCATCGCTGCTGCTCGCGCTGACGGAGCTGGCGCGCGAGTCGGGCGACGAGGCCGCGGAGCTGGACGTGTGGCGCCGCGCCGTGTCCGCCGACGCCAGCCTCGCCACCCGCGCTCGCGAGCGGCTGCTGGCCCTGTCCGCCACGCTGGTGGAGAAGGACGAGCGCGCCCTCGCGCGCGAGGCCCTGGGCGCGGCCATTGGGCTGGAGCTGTCCGCGGCGGAGCGGTGTGACGCCTTCTTCTCCCTCGCCGAGCTGGCGCGCCGTGATGGCCAGCCGGAGGACGAGGCCGCCGCGCTCGCCGAGGCGGCCCTCCAGGGACCCGCGCCTCGTCGCGTGGAGGCCCTGCTGGCGCGCGCCGCGCTGCTGGAGTCCAGCGGCCGCATGGAGGACGCGGGGCAGAGCCTGGAGGCCGCGCTCGCGCTGGCCCCGCGGCACGCGCAGGCCACCGCCGCGCTCCAGCGCGTGTTGCGGACCCGGGAGGACTGGGCCGCGCTGGCCGAGCTGCTCTCCACTGAGGCCCCCCACATGGCGCCCGCCGAGGCGGCCGCGATGTACGCCGAGCTGGCCAGCCTCTACCTGGACCGGCTGTCGCAGCCGGTGCCCGCCGAGGCCGCGCTGCGGCAGGCGCTGCGCCTGTCCCCGTCTGACGCCGCCGTTCGCCGTCGCCTCGTCTCGCTGGTGGCGGAGCGTGGGGAGCTGCGTGAGGCCGCGGCGCTGCTGGAGACCGCTGCGGAGAGCGCCACGGCGCAGGATGCCGCGCTGCTGCTGCGTGAGGGCGCGGGTTACGCGCGCGGCGCGCACGACCTGGACAAGGCGCTGAAGCTGGCGCGCAAGGCCCACGCGCTGGTCCCCGCGCAGGGGCCGGAGCTGGCGTCGTTGGCGGAGTTGCTCTACCTGCGCGGCGCGGTCATCGAGGCGCTGCCGCTGCAAGACGCACTCGCCGCCGCCGCGGATTTCCGGAGCGCGCCGGAGGCCGCGGAGTCCACGTGGCTGCGCCTGGCGGAGCTGGCCGAGCAGACCGGAGAGACGAAGCGCGCGGTGGCCGCGTACCGGAAGCTGCTCGTGGAGCGGCCCCTGTGCGAGGCCGCCGTCATGCGTCTGGCCGCGCTGCTGGAGAAGGATGACCCGCGTGGCGCCTTCGAGGTGCGCGTCACCCACGCGCACGCATTGGCTCCGTCCGAGGACACCGTGCAGCGGCTCGTCGAGCTGTCGGCGCGGGCCCGCGAGGTGCTCGCGGACGCGGGTGTGGCGGCCTCGCTGCTGGCGCGCGCCGCGTCGCTGGCGTCGGAGCCGCTGCCGCTGCGTCGCCGGTTGGCGGCGCTGCACCGGGAGACCGGCCGCACCGTGGAGTTGCTCGCCGAGCTGCGCCAGGTGGCCACCCTCAGCCTCGAGGCAGGGGACCCGGACGCGGCGCTCGAGGCCTATCAGGAAGAGGCCCGGCTCGCGGTCGACCTGGGCCGCGCGGACGACGCGCTGCGGGCGCTGGCGGATGCGCGCGACTTGCTGGAGGCGCGGGGGCAGCAGTCCGAGGCCGCGGCTTGCGAGCGCTACCGGGCGAAGCTGCTGCGCGACGTGAAGCTGGACCCCGCCGGCGCCGAGGTCGCGCTGGAGCGTGCCTTCGCCCTGGCCGTGGACCTGGGCACCGCGAAGCTGGGCGCGGCGCTGGCCGAGCGTCGCGACGACGCGGAGGCCGAGGCGCGTTGGCTGGAGCGCGCGCTGCCGCTGCTGGATGACGCGGGCGAGGCCGCGGCCGTGCTGCTGCGGCTGGCGCGGCTGAACCTGGGCGTGCTGTCGGACGTGGCGAAGGCCGAGGAGTTGCTGCGCTCGGCGCTGCGCAAGGACCGGGCGCTGACGGAGGCCGAGGGCCTGCTGGAGAAGCTCCTGGAGAGCGACGGCCGGCTGGCGGAGCTGGCGGCCTGGTACGAGGAGTGCGCGGAAGGCGAGCCCGACGCGGCCCGTCGCGCGGAGCTGTTCCTGCGCGCCGCCGTGCTGTACCGCGACCGGGCAGGGCGCCCGGAGTCCGCCGCCGCGGCCTTCATCGCGGCGCGTGGCGCGCGCCCGGACGACCTGGAGCTCACCGCGCAGGCGGCGGAGCTGCTGCACGAGGTGAAGCGCCACGCGGACGCCGCGGAGTTCGACGCGGTGCTGCTGGAGGCGGACCCGTTCCGCGAGCCCGTCTTCGCTCGGCACCTCGCCTTCCTGGAGGAGGCCGAGGACCATCAGGCGCTCGCCGAGCTGATGCTGCGCAGGGCGCAGCGCCAGGAAGCCTCGGGCGCCGCGGAGAGCTACCTGTCCGCCGCCCGTGCCTTCCGCGCGGCCGGTGCCCGCGAGCGGGCGCTGCTGTGCGAGGACCAGGCCTTCGAGCTGAGCCCCGCGAGCGCGGAGGCCTTCGAGCGCGTGCGCGAGCGCGCGGCCGGTGACGTGCGCCGGCTGGCGGACCTGCTGTCCCAGCGCGCCGCGGCCCTGTCCACGCCGGAGGCCCTGCCGCTGCTGCGCGAGCGCGCTTCGCGACTGCTGGACGCGGGCGAGGCGCTGCTGGCCGCGGAGGCTTTCGACGAATACCTCTCCCTGGCGGGGGATGACGTGGACGCCCTGTCCGCGCGCGCCGAGCTGGCCGCGAAGGGCGGAGGCCCCGTCGCCGCGCGCCCCTACGACCGCCGCCTGCTGGACGTGGGCGGGGACGCGCTGCCGGTGCCGGTGCGCACGCGGACCTGGCTGCGGTTGGGCCATGCCTCGCTCGGCGCGGGCGCGTTCCACGACGCGGCGGATGCCTTCGAGGCCGTGGTGGCGCTGGAGCCGGAAGGCGAGCGCGGCCGCGAGGCGCTGTCGCTCCTGGCCGAGGTGCACTCGCGCACGGGCAACGCGCCGGGCCTCTACCGGGCGTCGCTCCAACTGGCGCGCCATGCGGAGGACGCCGCCACCGCCGAGGTGCTCTACCGCCGCGCGGCGGACCTCTTCGATGACCCGAAGGACGCCATCGACGCGCTGTTGCCGCTGGCGCGCCTGCGCCCCGCGGATGCGTCCGTCATCGACCGGGCCGTGGCGGGGCTGCACGCCCTGGGCCGTCATGGCGACCTGCTGGACGTGTACGCCTCGGGCGCGGAGGCGGCGGGTGGCCGCCGGGCCGCGGAGCTGCTGTTGGCCGCCGCGTCGGTGGCCTCCAGCTCGCTGGCGGATGAAGACGCGGCCTGGACGCTGACCCAGCGCGCCGCGGAGGCCGCGCCGGAGGACCTCACCGCGCTCCAGGCACTGGTGACGGGCTTGCGTCAGCGGGGCGACTCCACGCGGCTGCTGGAGGCGCTGGAGCAGTGGGTGCCGCGCGTCGAGGACGCCGACGAGGCCGCGGTGCTGCGGTTGGAGCTGGCCGCGCTCGCGCGTGACGCGGGCCGCGTGGACGTGGCCCGCGAGGCACTGGAGGAAGTGGCCGCGCGTGGCGCCTCGGGCGCGGGTTACGCGGACGCGCTGGAAGCCCTCGAGCCGCTGCTGAAGGACGCCCCCGCCCGCCGCGCGGAGGTGCAGGTGGCGCGCGCGGAGCTGGCCTCTGGCCGCGAGCGGCAGGTCCTGCTCCTGGCGGCCGCGCGGGGCTTCGAGGCCGCCGGACAGCTGCCGGAGGCGCTGAAGGCCGCGAAGGACGCCGCCTCGGTGGAGCCGGACGTCGACGCCGCCCTGCGGGTGGCCCACCTGTACCGCGCGTCGGGCGAGGCGCCTCGCGCGGCGCGGGCGCTGCTTCAGGCCGCGCGGCTGGCGGCGCCGGAGGAGCGCCCCCCGCTGCTGCTGGAGGCCGCGGGCCTCTGGGAGAAGGCGGGAGAGCACGGTGAGGCGCTGGAGGTGTTCGAGCGCATCGCCACCGAGGCATCGGACATGCTCGCGCCCTCGGAGCTGGCCGAGCGCTTCGGTCGGCTGGGCGCCTTCGCTCGCGCGCTGGAGGTGGGCTTCGCGCCCGCCATGGCCTCGGGCGACCTGACCGACGCGCTGGCCATGGCCGCGCAGGCGGGCGACGCGGCGCGCACGCGCGAGGCGCTGTGGGCCCTGGCCGCGCTGGCGGACGCGGACCCCGCGCATGCCTCGGCCCTGGCGGATGGCCTGCGCGCGGAAGGCGACGCGGAAGGGTTGCTGGAGCTCGCGGGCCTGTCCGCCGCGCGTGACGCCGCGTTCGCGGTGGCGCTGCGCGATGAGGTGCTCCGCTCGGCGGCGGCCTCGGTGCTGCCTCGCCTGCGCGCGCTGGAAGAGCTGGCGCCCGAGCCGGGCTTCGCGGCCCGCCTGACGCTGTTGCTGCCTACCCTGGAGAAGCTCCCGGAGGCGCTGGCGGAGGCGGTGCTGACGCAAGTGCGCGCGCAGCCGGGCACGGTGCGCGTGGAAGCGCTGGCCATGGCGGCGGACGGCTGGCCCTCGCGGCGCAAGGCGCTCTTGCGCGAGCGTTACGCGCTGGAGCTGGAGCTGGGCCGCTACGAGGCCTGCGTGCGCACGCTGTCGCAGCTGGCGGGCGAAGAGTCGGACGCGGTGGCTCGCGCCGTCCTGCACCTGGAGCGCGGCGAGCTGCTGCTCAGCCCGCTGGAGCAACTGCCCGAGGCGCGCGAGGCCTTCGAACAGGCCCTGAAGGACGACCCCGCGCAGCTCCATTCCCTGCGGCACCTGTTGTCGCTGGTGGACCTGGGCGAGGAGCCCGCTGTCTTCGTGTCGCTGGTGGAGCGGCTGGAGCAGGCCGCGGGCGCGGAGTCCGGCAACACCTACCGCGAGCGGCTGGCGGACGCCTACGAGGCCCTGGGCATGGTGGCAGACGCCGCCGCGCAGCTCGAGCGGCTGCCGGAGACGGACGAACGGCTGGCCCGCCGCGCGCGGTTGGCGGAGGAGCGCGGCCTCACCGGCGAGGCCCTGCGCCTGCGCGAGCGGCTCACCGACGAACCCGCGGTGCTGGAGGCCATTCTCCGCGGCTACCTGGACGCGCAGTTGGTGTCGCCTGGAGCCCGGCTCGCCGCGCGCCTCTTCGAGGCCGGCGAGCTGTCTCCCGAAGTCACCCGCATGGCCGCCGAGCACCTCTCCACGGTGCCCGAGGGTGTGTCCCTGGCCGTCCGCATCTGGCCGCACCTGCTCCGGGAGCATCCGCTGGACGTGGATGGGTGGACGCTCTACGCGGAGGCCCTGCGGGCGCTGGGCCGGACGGAGGACTCGCAGCGCGCGGACGGCGTGGGCGCGGCCCTGTCCTCCAGCGACGCGGCGGCGCCTCAGGCCCCGGTGTCCACGCTGCCGGTGCCCTCGGGCTTCGAGCACCCGGTACCCGCCGGCGCGGTGCCGGTGACGGCCGAGCGCCTGCCCCGGCTCGCCGCGGCGCTTCGTCCCGTCCTGGCCTCGTTGGGCGCGGGCTCGCTGCAACTCGTGGTGGACCCGGTGGGCGGGGTGGAGGCGTACCTGGCCAGCGGCGATGTGCTGGTGCTGGGCGCGGGCGCGCTGTCCTGCTTCGGCGCCTCCGAGCTGAGCTACCTGTGCGCGCTGGCGCTGGCGCTCGGGGAAGACGGCGTCAAGCTGGCCCGTCCCGGTCCGGTGCCGGCCATGGAAGCGGCGGCGGTGGCGGCCTTCCGCGCCGTGCCGGCCTCGCTGGCGGCGGGGCGCGTCCTGGCGCGGCTCGACGCGGAGGTGCGTGGAGGGGACCCGGCGCAGGTGGATGTAGGCGCCGTGCTTGCCCGCGGCGACACCTTCCGGGCGCTGGCCCTTTGCGTGCTGGACGGCGTCTAG